CTTCGGGCAGCCCCATGGCGCGGGCCAGGTCGCCGGCCAGCTCGCCCACACGGCGGGTGTGCAGCCCTGTGTCGTCGTCGCGCAGCTCGGCGGCGCGGGCCAGCCGCTCCAGCACCTCGCCCGCGGTGCGCTCCAGGGCCTCGGTCCGTTCACGCACGCGTGCCTCCAGGGTGCGGTTCTGCTCGCGGACGGCGGTGTGCAGCAGGCGGGTCTGCAGGTGGTTGCGCACGCGCAGCATTACCTCGCCCGGGGAGTACGGCTTGTTGATGAAGTCGGCGGCACCCTCGGAAAGCACGGCCAGCCGCGACTCGTCGGAAAGGTCGCCGCTGACCACCAGGATGGGCACGTGGTCCTCCGGAGGGATCAGCGCGCGCAGCCGGCGGATGACCTCGGGGGCCTGGATGGCGCCCATGTGCAGGTCCAGCAGCACCATGTCGGGGCGGAACTCGCGGAACATCGCCTCCACGCGGGTGCCGTCGGTGGTGGTGCGCACTTCGCCGAACCCGCCCCGCGACAGGATGCGGTCGAGCACGCGCAGGGCCGACTCGTCGTCGTCCGCGGCAAGGATGCGCGCGGAGGGTGCCGATGGTGTTATCATAGTACGCCCGGTGGCGGCACCCCACGCCGCCGGCAGGGACCTCACGGCTGCAGCGGGGCGCACCCGATCGCCAATTTCACATCCGATGCCACGATCCATTCTCGTCATCGACGACGACCCCGGCGTTCTGAGCGTTCTCACGCGTTTCTTTCAGCG
The nucleotide sequence above comes from Longimicrobium sp.. Encoded proteins:
- a CDS encoding HD-GYP domain-containing protein gives rise to the protein MITPSAPSARILAADDDESALRVLDRILSRGGFGEVRTTTDGTRVEAMFREFRPDMVLLDLHMGAIQAPEVIRRLRALIPPEDHVPILVVSGDLSDESRLAVLSEGAADFINKPYSPGEVMLRVRNHLQTRLLHTAVREQNRTLEARVRERTEALERTAGEVLERLARAAELRDDDTGLHTRRVGELAGDLARAMGLPEEQVQALRLAATLHDIGKIGIPDSVLLKPGRLTPEEWEVMKSHTVIGARILAEGSSEVVRLAEQIARSHHERWDGGGYPSGLAGTDIPLPARIVALADVYDALTSDRPYRAAWSVPRVLEEIRSLRGTHFDPAVVDAFLEAVVPSMHTREAA